The DNA region ATCCCGCCCGCCAGGAAGACCAGCTCCCCGGGGGTCCGGCACTTCTCGACCTCCGCCCAGGTGACGGGCGCCGAGACGGTCGGTTCGGGCCGGGCGCGCAGCGTGTACGGGGTGGCGGTGGTCTTCGCCGCCGCGTTCTGGCTGAAGTCGACGAACACCTTCCCCGGCCGCAGCGCCCGCTTCATCCGGTGCACGACCAGGTCCGGAAGCTCCTGCTCCGCCTGGACGGCCAGCCCTTTCGCGTAGGCCGACACCCGATCGGAGGGGGTCGGCTCCAGCGGTACGAGCAGATGCAGCCCCTTCGACCCGGAGGTCTTCCCGTACGCCCGCAACCCGTCCGCCGCCAGCCGCTCGCGCAGCCACAGTGCCACCGCGCAGCACTCCACGACGGTCGCGGGCGCGCCCGGGTCCAGGTCGAACACCATCCGGTCGGCGATCCCCGGAGCATCGGCCCGCCACTGTGGGGTGTGGAACTCCACCACCAGATTGGCCGCCCACATCAGCGAGGCCAGATCCTGCACGACCACCTGCCTGGCCTTCCTGTCCTCATGGTGCGGCACGGGGGTGGTCCGTACCCAGGACGGCGTACCCGGCGGCGGATTCTTGGTGAAGAAGCGCTGCCCGTCCGGCCCGTCCGGATAGCGCAGAAAGGACACGGGCCGGTCGCGCAGATGCGTGAGCAGGACCCCCGCGGCAGTGGCCGCGTAGTAGTGCAGCACCTCGCCCTTGGTGGTTCCGGTGGCCGGATACAGCACCTTGTCGAGATTGCTGAGTGCCAGCCGCCGCCCCTCCACCTCTGTGATCGGCGTCATACGATAAGAATCACATGATTCACGGACCTATAGGTATCTGCACGGACACAAGGGGTGAACGGTGAGGTCCATATGGAACGGCGCCATCTCCTTCGGGCTGGTCAGCATCCCCATCAAGCTGGTCAACGCCACCGAGAGCCACTCGATCTCCTTCCGCCAGATCCACCTCGCCGACGGTGGCCGGATCCGATACCGGAAGGTCTGCGAGATCGACGAGCAGGAGGTCTCCGCCGGAGAGATCGGGAAGGCGTACGAGGAGGCCGACGGTTCGGTGATCCCGATCACCGACGAGGACCTCGGCTCGCTTCCCCTGCCCACGGCCAAGACGATCGAGATCGTCGCCTTCGTGCCGGCCGCCTCGATCGACCCGCTCCAGATGGACGCGGCGTACTACCTCTCCGCCAACGGAGTCCCGGCGGCCAAGCCGTACACGTTGCTCCGTGAGGCGCTGAAGCGGAGCCAGAAGGTAGCGGTGGCGAAGTACGCGCTGCGCGGCCGCGAGCGGCTCGGCATGCTGCGGGTGGTCGACGACGTGATCGCCATGCACGGCCTGCTCTGGCCGGACGAGATCCGCAGCCCCGAGGGCGTCGCCCCGGAGACCGAGGTCAAGGTCCGCGACACCGAACTCGACCTGGCCGACGCGCTGATGGACACCCTCGGCGAGGTCGACATGGATTCGCTCCACGACGACTACCGCGAGGCGGTCGAGGAGCTCATCGCCGCGAAGGCGGAGGGCCGGACCCTGGAGCCGGCGGAGGCGGACGACTCCGGCGGCAAGGTCATCGACCTGATCGCGGCCCTGGAGAGCAGCGTCCGCGCGGCGAAGGAGGCCCGCGGCGAGGAGCCGGAGACCGCGGAGGAGCCGGCGGGCGCCCCGGTGGCCAAGGTCACCTCGCTCGCTGGCCGCAAGAAGTCCGGCGGAACCGGGGCGAAGAAGAAGGCCACGGCGGCCACCAAGAAGACGGCCTCGGCGAAGAAGTCCGCATCGAGCAGGGCGCCCGCCAAGAAGACCGCCGCACGCTCGACGAAGAAGTCCACCGCCAAGACGACCACCGAGCGAGCCGCCACGACGACGGCGAAGAAGACCACCGCGAAATCGGACTCGAAGACGCACTCGCAGTCGGACTCGAAGCCGACGGCGAAGAAGGCGGCCCCCCGCAAGCGCGCCTCTGCCTGAGACGGGGACGGGCGCGTACGGGCTGTCGCAGGCGCTGCCGTCCCCATGCGCACGGCGGGGGAACACTCACCGCGATCACACTCCGAGCGCTGTCAACCGTCGTGTGATCGTTGTCAGTAGGGTATCCGCCGGGGCCATCCGAGTCAGGGCATTCGTTATTCCTCGAACCTCATGAAAAGCCAGCTCATTCTTGAGGATTCGTATGAGGCGATTGATGCACTCCGCGGCCTCATTCTGCGATTCGGGAGAGGTGGCAATGCGCGCGGCGACCTGGACCAGCGTGGCCACCATTTGGTGTTGAGGGCTCGGGTCCTTGTAGTAGAGGTCAGTGACTTCCTTGATCGCCTGTCCGGCGAAAGCTTCCCAGGTGACGGCCGGCTGGCCGCCTTGTTGCTGTTGCGCCGACGGGTCAGTCGTTCCATTGCGTGCCGCGAGGGCGCCGTCAAATGCTTCCCGAGACCATTTCTCCAGCAGCCCGACGTCTTCTCGCAAGTCCGGAAAGTTCGTGAGCGAGGGGCCGAACGAGCGCATTTCCAGGGGAATTACAGGGACGCCCTGGACGAAGTCCGGACCCGGCAGCTCCGTCATGCCGCCGAAGGCGTGGGCCTGATATCCGGGTTTGATGGGTTGATCGCCCTGGAGGGCGGACTTGGTGTAAGTTCTCAAGATCGCTTCGTCCTCGGTGGCTATGCGCTCGCCTTCCTTCATCGGGTTGACTTCCCGGTAGTGTCTCCAAAAAATATCGTCGATTTCTTCGGAGCTCTCCCGCAGGAATTCTTGAGCACTTCCGGAAAGAGTGGTCCGTACCGAATCGAGACCGACGCGGGACAGTGCGGCGGTCTTGTTCTTTATCTGGCCGCCGGAGAGGTCGGGGTTTTCCTTGCGTCCCTTGTCGGCCAGGGCGGCCACCTGGGTGTAGTACAAGGTGCCGAACCCGCGCAATTCCTCGCGATCCACATGCATCGCCTGATCGTCCGCAAACATGCTGGTTGCATACATTTCAGCCAGAGCCGCACCGAATTCGAGTGACTTGGCTAGGTGTCGCTCTGAATGGTTCTTCGTGCTGCGGATCTTGTTCCCTGAGTTCGTTCTGGCATCGGGTTCGTTGAGCGCATTGGTGAAGAACCCTGCCATGCCATGCAGGGGAACTCCCACGGTCTCATGGACGAACAGCCCGCCACCGTCTGGTCCGCCGCGCTCCACGTGGGGGTTCTCAGGTGCCACCCTGGCCGTCTTGAACCCCTCTTTGGGAACGTAGCCCTCGTCGGCAAAGAGAGCCTTCATCTGCTTCTCGGAATTCGGGGAGCCCGCGGTCGGTCTGTAGAGCCGACTGTGAGCATCCTCAAGATGATCGAGGGTTTCACTGAGGGGAGAGAACTCCTCGCCAGGCAGTACTGAAGCGGGCCCGGATACGATTTCTGCATTCGTGTAGAGCCCCGATTTGTCCGGGAGCCAGCGCGCATCCGAGACAACCTTGATGCCGCGCTGCTGATTTTCCGCCAAGGTGAATCCGGTGCTGTTACCGTTCATGACGTTTTCACCGTTGCCCCGGACGACGGGACGGTCGACCTCGATCTCCAGCCCGATCGCTCGTTGGACGGTGGGTTCCCCGCTCCCGGCCGATCGGTCCGCCTGGTTCTGTCCGTCGTCCAGGCGTCCACCCTGTGGGCTGGGGGCGCTCATCAGCCGTGTGGCGTTTGCTTCGGCCTCGCGTTCAAACCGGTCGGAGGGGTCGGAGACCTTCAGTCCCGCACCGTTGTCGGTCCCGGTGACGGGGCCTTGACGTTGCTGAATGACATGGGTCAGTTCGTGGGCCAAGGTGTGCTTGGTGCCGCCGCCGTCGCCGAGGACGATGTGGTTACCGGAGGTGTAGGCGCGGGCGCCGATCTCGGCCGCGGACGCCTTCGCCGTGCTGTCGTTGTGAATGCGGACGTCGGAGAAGTCCGCGTCGAGCCGGGCTTCCATGTCGGTGCGGGTCGCCTTGTCCAACGGCCGGCCTCTGGTGCGCAGGACCTCGTGCACCGCGGAGCGCTGCACCGCGGGTCGTTCCGTCGCCCGGCCTTCCTGGTGTCCGCAGTCGGGGCCGTGTTGGTGCTGGTCGGATTGCGCCGGGACATGACCGGCCTGACGGAGCATCTGGACGACGGCGGCGTTCCCGACGTCGGCCTGAAGAGCGAGCAGGCCGAGAGGGACCGAATGCGGCGTGGCCGCAGGCTTGAAGGAGGTGATGCGCCCGCTGTCGGCTCCGGTGGTTCGGTGGATCTCGTGATCGCGCAAGGGAACTTCTTCCGGCGTGGGGTGTCCAACCCTTCCTGGATACGCGCTGAGCGCGTGCTGGTCCAGGTATCCAGGGGCAGTGTGGTGTGACCGGACGGGGCAACGCCTGGGCTCTCCGGGACAGGTGTCCGGGAGGTGGACGACGACAGCGGGCGCCTCGCGGACTCAGCTCGGTCGGCTACCGAGGAACGTGCGCCAGGCGTTGGGGCTGAAGGTGATCACGGGTCCGGCGGGGCGCTTACTGTCGCGGACGGGGACGAGGTGGGGGAGGTTGGTGGCGGCCTCGACGCACTCGTTGTTGCCACCGCTGTACGAACTGATGCGCCACATCGCGCCCGACAGGTCCGGCGTGCTGCGGTGTGCGCTCTTCATGGTTGATGCTCCTTGGCCCTGCGGTGGATGACAGCGCGGGACTCGGTCGGAGAGAGCGCTGAAGTGCGCGCGGCGTCGAACAGGTCCTGATAGCGCGAGACGTCCGTCTGCCGCTCCAGCCACATGGAGCCGGACGGATTGTCCGCCAGGACCACGTCGAGCGCCCCCTCCTCGGGAAATCCCAGTACTACGTACGGGCCGAACATACTCGCATGGGCTCCGCGGGAGAACGGCAGTACTTGAACGGTCACATTGGGGCGCTCGGAGCTGGCCAGCAGGTGCGTCAGCTGCGCGCCCATCACTTGGGCACCGCCCACCTGCTGCAGAAGCACCGACTCCGAGAGCACGGCCCAGAGCCGCAGCGGGTTGTCGGACAGAAGCCTCTCCTGGCGCGCGAGGCGTACCTGGACGAACTTCTCGATCTCGTCCGCCGTCTGCCACTGCCGTGAGGCCACGGTGACCGCCCTGATGTACTCGGGGGTCTGGAGCAGGCCGGGGATCAACTGCGCCTGGAACGTGCGGATCGACGCCGCCATGTCCTCCAGGGAGATGTAGTCCCGGTAGGTGTCGGCGAGTACGTCGCCGTACTGGTTCCACCACCCCTCTCTGCGCCTGCGATTGGCCTTGCGCGCAAGGGAACTCAGTCGCTCGCGGGTCTCGTGCTCCGAGACCTGATACGCGTGCAGCATCGCCGTCAGGTCGGGGAGCCGAACTGCCACGCGTCCGTTCTCGATGCGGCTGATCTTGCCCTTGGTGCAGTCGAGCGCGTCGGCGGCCTGCGCGGTGGTCAGCCCCGAAGTCTCCCTCAACCGCCTCAACTCGTCGCCCAGTTGTCGCCCGAGGACGGTCGACGGGGTCGCGCTGGTGCTCTTTGCGTACATGCGAACAGCTTTA from Streptomyces sp. NBC_01591 includes:
- a CDS encoding eCIS core domain-containing protein — its product is MRDHEIHRTTGADSGRITSFKPAATPHSVPLGLLALQADVGNAAVVQMLRQAGHVPAQSDQHQHGPDCGHQEGRATERPAVQRSAVHEVLRTRGRPLDKATRTDMEARLDADFSDVRIHNDSTAKASAAEIGARAYTSGNHIVLGDGGGTKHTLAHELTHVIQQRQGPVTGTDNGAGLKVSDPSDRFEREAEANATRLMSAPSPQGGRLDDGQNQADRSAGSGEPTVQRAIGLEIEVDRPVVRGNGENVMNGNSTGFTLAENQQRGIKVVSDARWLPDKSGLYTNAEIVSGPASVLPGEEFSPLSETLDHLEDAHSRLYRPTAGSPNSEKQMKALFADEGYVPKEGFKTARVAPENPHVERGGPDGGGLFVHETVGVPLHGMAGFFTNALNEPDARTNSGNKIRSTKNHSERHLAKSLEFGAALAEMYATSMFADDQAMHVDREELRGFGTLYYTQVAALADKGRKENPDLSGGQIKNKTAALSRVGLDSVRTTLSGSAQEFLRESSEEIDDIFWRHYREVNPMKEGERIATEDEAILRTYTKSALQGDQPIKPGYQAHAFGGMTELPGPDFVQGVPVIPLEMRSFGPSLTNFPDLREDVGLLEKWSREAFDGALAARNGTTDPSAQQQQGGQPAVTWEAFAGQAIKEVTDLYYKDPSPQHQMVATLVQVAARIATSPESQNEAAECINRLIRILKNELAFHEVRGITNALTRMAPADTLLTTITRRLTALGV
- a CDS encoding DUF397 domain-containing protein gives rise to the protein MKSAHRSTPDLSGAMWRISSYSGGNNECVEAATNLPHLVPVRDSKRPAGPVITFSPNAWRTFLGSRPS
- the ligD gene encoding non-homologous end-joining DNA ligase, with product MTPITEVEGRRLALSNLDKVLYPATGTTKGEVLHYYAATAAGVLLTHLRDRPVSFLRYPDGPDGQRFFTKNPPPGTPSWVRTTPVPHHEDRKARQVVVQDLASLMWAANLVVEFHTPQWRADAPGIADRMVFDLDPGAPATVVECCAVALWLRERLAADGLRAYGKTSGSKGLHLLVPLEPTPSDRVSAYAKGLAVQAEQELPDLVVHRMKRALRPGKVFVDFSQNAAAKTTATPYTLRARPEPTVSAPVTWAEVEKCRTPGELVFLAGGMGARLERYGDLLGPLADPDGAGRLPDAR
- the ku gene encoding non-homologous end joining protein Ku; this encodes MRSIWNGAISFGLVSIPIKLVNATESHSISFRQIHLADGGRIRYRKVCEIDEQEVSAGEIGKAYEEADGSVIPITDEDLGSLPLPTAKTIEIVAFVPAASIDPLQMDAAYYLSANGVPAAKPYTLLREALKRSQKVAVAKYALRGRERLGMLRVVDDVIAMHGLLWPDEIRSPEGVAPETEVKVRDTELDLADALMDTLGEVDMDSLHDDYREAVEELIAAKAEGRTLEPAEADDSGGKVIDLIAALESSVRAAKEARGEEPETAEEPAGAPVAKVTSLAGRKKSGGTGAKKKATAATKKTASAKKSASSRAPAKKTAARSTKKSTAKTTTERAATTTAKKTTAKSDSKTHSQSDSKPTAKKAAPRKRASA
- a CDS encoding helix-turn-helix domain-containing protein, with protein sequence MYAKSTSATPSTVLGRQLGDELRRLRETSGLTTAQAADALDCTKGKISRIENGRVAVRLPDLTAMLHAYQVSEHETRERLSSLARKANRRRREGWWNQYGDVLADTYRDYISLEDMAASIRTFQAQLIPGLLQTPEYIRAVTVASRQWQTADEIEKFVQVRLARQERLLSDNPLRLWAVLSESVLLQQVGGAQVMGAQLTHLLASSERPNVTVQVLPFSRGAHASMFGPYVVLGFPEEGALDVVLADNPSGSMWLERQTDVSRYQDLFDAARTSALSPTESRAVIHRRAKEHQP